In the Pontibacillus sp. HMF3514 genome, AGCATATGATTCACACTTATTGGGTCTTTCGGGTCCATGTCTGGTTTACTAACCATCGCGAGAACATCTCTCGTTTTTGTATCAAGTAAAACAAGACCACCTTTTTTTATTCCGAACTTCTCTACAATCTCCTCTGCTTTTTTCTGTAGATGAACATCTAGGGTTGTTTTTAATTTCACTGGATAATATGGAGCCTGTTGTCCAACATAACGTACATTCAAGCCAAATATAGGCGATCCTACTGCATCTACATGATAGAGTAGCTTCTCCTCTTCAGTAGATTGTAAAAAAGGGTCAAAACTGTTCTCTAAGCCTAAGACACCTATTTGTTCTTTATAAGCTTCAGGATCTTCTCTCACGACGCCTAGAAAATGCTTTGCGAACGTTGGATCCCCTTCAATCGAACGTTCTACAGGAATGATCCCTGGCATACTTAAATCTTTTAATTCTTGATACTCTGTTTCGGTTAACGGCTTTTCTCTTTTATCTGTTAAATAAAATGGTTCTTCAGCGTCTTCAATCCACTTTTGTATTTTATATGTACTTTCATCAAGTATTGAGGCAAGTTCTGTAGCTGGGTAAGAGATTGATTTAATAAAAGGAAAAAAGACAATATCCTGAACCTTCTGGTGTGTAAGAGGGACATGATTACGATCTATAAATTGACCTCTCCCATTATTCAAAAGCATTTTTTGTGCTCGTTGCTCTACACTTTCCTCTAGCAAATTGACGTTTTCAGGTCCGAATTGTTCTGTTGTTAGCAACTGGATATGTGCTAGTCGATAAATAAGTAACCCAAATGAGAGAACTAGTATAATGCTGATAAACTTAGCTCGTCTTGTTTTCATATACCCTCACCTCATTCTCATTATCACCATGGAGTGAGGTGGTTAAACTTTCATTAGTCTTTAATTGTTTGAACGAACGATTTATTCCATAAAAGCCCCCCTTATGTTGAAGACTTGGAATCGAGATAAGTTGAGAGCAGTCCGTTGCTTTTATGAGAGGTAGGGGTTCAGTGAAACGGCAATACTCCTGCGGAAGACCAG is a window encoding:
- a CDS encoding penicillin-binding protein 2, translated to MKTRRAKFISIILVLSFGLLIYRLAHIQLLTTEQFGPENVNLLEESVEQRAQKMLLNNGRGQFIDRNHVPLTHQKVQDIVFFPFIKSISYPATELASILDESTYKIQKWIEDAEEPFYLTDKREKPLTETEYQELKDLSMPGIIPVERSIEGDPTFAKHFLGVVREDPEAYKEQIGVLGLENSFDPFLQSTEEEKLLYHVDAVGSPIFGLNVRYVGQQAPYYPVKLKTTLDVHLQKKAEEIVEKFGIKKGGLVLLDTKTRDVLAMVSKPDMDPKDPISVNHMLTAYAPGSIFKTVIAAAAIEHPNVNTHRLFNCNKSINEGKKPERELGMLSFEDSFAQSCNRTFAELANDMMAEDPDVIENYAKKLGITEKVGWNGDVFHFSDFEQFPNENPSTIWGNDTDKRVPLAISQTAIGQLNVQVTPLSIANMMATIAQKGVKKEVRGVTRILYQNDATMTTFAEHKDDENILSSYNTLRLQELLSKVVEDPNGTGGRLKGLEVAGKSGTAEISEDVDPHRWFAGYFPHETPRYAMVVVNLNALSSQPTYDVYKHMVNEIYNYEKASS